The sequence below is a genomic window from bacterium.
TTTGTTATTTTTATTTTTTCTAAAATTACCATTTTATGTACTTTTTCTTTTGCCATCTTTTTTATTTCCTCTATCTTCTCCCAATAACCCTTTGGATATATGGTAGTTGTCCCTCCCATATGTGTGCTTACAACAATGTATCTTCCATCTGGAGAAACCCTTAGCTTATCAAATCTACATACATGCTTATCTTCTAAAGAGTATCTGAATATCCTGTTTCCTTTTGACGAAAAGACATTTAAGTTTCCATTTTCCCAGCAAGCAAATATGCTTCCATCTGATGAGAATTGAATTGTATTGTTTAAAGTCCTAAATCCAAGAGCATGTAGCTCAACATCTATCTCTTTAATAAGATTTCCTTTTGAATCATAGAGGTATAAGCCGTCTAACCAGAAACCACCAATTCCTTCTGGACTGTAAAAACGATAATTTGTTGTAATTACCCGGCCATTGTTGGATATAGCCAATATTTCTCCCTTTAGTTCTTTATTCTTCCAGACAACCGTATTATTTCTATTCCTTACCTCATTTCCTATAAAAAAATACTCTCCATTTTCAGAAAGAAGCCCAATTCCTTTTATCTCTCTCTCAACCCTTCCCTTTGCATCAAAGAATTTTATTCCCTCCTCTGTCCTTATGGCTTTAACGGGGAATATTGGCTCATCAGAAGAAAGACCAGCCATCTTCCTTGCTTTTTTAACCTCTTCCTCAGAGGTCATTACCCTTACATCTTCTAATTTCTCTTTAAGCCTAATCTCCCTAACAAGCTCTAATTTGAGCTTGTTCTCCTCA
It includes:
- a CDS encoding WD40 repeat domain-containing protein gives rise to the protein MFKQTLRSKGIACLIALGLLKGIGFAEENKLKLELVREIRLKEKLEDVRVMTSEEEVKKARKMAGLSSDEPIFPVKAIRTEEGIKFFDAKGRVEREIKGIGLLSENGEYFFIGNEVRNRNNTVVWKNKELKGEILAISNNGRVITTNYRFYSPEGIGGFWLDGLYLYDSKGNLIKEIDVELHALGFRTLNNTIQFSSDGSIFACWENGNLNVFSSKGNRIFRYSLEDKHVCRFDKLRVSPDGRYIVVSTHMGGTTTIYPKGYWEKIEEIKKMAKEKVHKMVILEKIKITKTSDYIKKREEEENKILKEMGLLPKEVYNGPYRGVIFFFTKEGNLLGSYNVVPGEKAIAFSPEGDYVGVGDYEEYDYNVYLFETQKGTLLWKYHSKEGIGLCPDSISISSGGKYICVGLVPSPGKKYEKFPLNRYIYLFDPSSKLLIKKDAQASYPKYRGGFDITIDPDGNQIFGMTDETLLLFKITGGDAK